From Brevundimonas vesicularis:
CTTTAGGCCGGCCAGCAGCGCGGCGTAGAATCGCGGTTCCAACGCCGCCACCGCCACGAACCCGCCGTCGCGACAGGCGTAGCAGCGATAGAAGGGCGCGCCCCCGTCCAGCAGGTTGGATTCGCGCCGGTCGCTCCACAGTCCCCGACCTCGCAATGCCTGGCACAGACCGCCCAGCAGGGCCGCCCCGTCCGTCATGGCGGCGTCCACCACGCGTCCCTTGCCCGTCGTCCTGGCCTCCACCAGCGCGGCCAGCACCCCGACCACCAACAGCATGGCCCCGCCGCCATAGTCGCCGACCAGGTTCAACGGCGGGGAGGGCGGACGATCCGCCTCGCCCATGACATGCAGCACGCCCGACAGGCCGATGTAGTTCAGATCATGCCCGACCACGTTCGCCAGCGGCCCCGTCTGGCCCCATCCCGTCACGCGCCCAAACACCAGCGCGGGCTTTCGCGCTTGGACAACGTCAGGACCATAGCCTAGCCGCTCCATGACGCCGGGCCGAAAGCCTTCGATCACCGCGTCGGCCCCATCGATCAGTTGCAGGATGCGCTCGCGATCGGCCGGTGATTTCAGATCGACCGGAACCGCCGCTCGTCCCCGGTGCAGGACCTCG
This genomic window contains:
- a CDS encoding CaiB/BaiF CoA transferase family protein produces the protein MGMKPLNGVRIIEFDGLGPVTFAGMMLADLGAEVVRLTRDVSAGPSVFDEVGGEVLHRGRAAVPVDLKSPADRERILQLIDGADAVIEGFRPGVMERLGYGPDVVQARKPALVFGRVTGWGQTGPLANVVGHDLNYIGLSGVLHVMGEADRPPSPPLNLVGDYGGGAMLLVVGVLAALVEARTTGKGRVVDAAMTDGAALLGGLCQALRGRGLWSDRRESNLLDGGAPFYRCYACRDGGFVAVAALEPRFYAALLAGLKIDPAEAVQYDIAAWPALQTRLAALFASRDRDDWSAHFAGTEACVTPVLSLAEAPDHPHNQARGTFDSGLPQPAPRFDGVVAAPAPKSELTLEQMVTKWSDHAG